The following proteins are encoded in a genomic region of Streptomyces collinus Tu 365:
- a CDS encoding PP2C family protein-serine/threonine phosphatase, whose product MALRPWREFRWSWRPGHAPALMVIPLGLIVVVCVVDVLAPPHVHLGPLLVAAPAITVAFAGARVTALMGALAVAAQMLIGVLREGLFTANIQAQVSALVVVSAVCVGICVLRDRRERQLHRVRSVAEAAQSVLLQPLPGRAGPLRIAGLYIPAEEEADLGGDLYAAARTDHHSTRLLIGDVRGNGLASINNTALLLGAFRAAAHRQATLPRLAIHLDAAFRWDSSQWCSQTEQDTGEDFATAILLDIPDHEPVVHLINCGHPPPLLLRGTHLTPLTPEASHLPIGLGGAFGITAYEVQTFPFEVGDLLLLYTDGVIEARDTDHLFYPLTERAAAWTKDDPDELLRVLHDDLLAHVRGHLNDDAAAVAIRRLAL is encoded by the coding sequence ATGGCGTTGCGACCGTGGCGGGAGTTCCGGTGGTCCTGGCGGCCGGGTCACGCACCCGCGCTGATGGTGATCCCGTTGGGGCTGATCGTTGTGGTCTGCGTGGTGGACGTGCTGGCTCCGCCGCACGTTCACCTCGGGCCCCTGCTGGTGGCGGCACCGGCGATCACGGTGGCGTTCGCCGGCGCCCGCGTGACGGCGCTGATGGGAGCGCTCGCCGTGGCGGCGCAGATGCTGATCGGTGTGCTGCGAGAGGGCCTGTTCACCGCCAACATCCAGGCCCAGGTCAGCGCTCTGGTCGTCGTCTCGGCCGTCTGCGTCGGCATCTGCGTCCTACGGGACCGGCGTGAGCGCCAGCTGCACCGGGTGCGGTCCGTCGCCGAAGCGGCGCAGAGCGTGCTGCTGCAGCCCCTGCCCGGCCGCGCGGGCCCGCTGCGGATCGCCGGCCTGTACATCCCCGCCGAGGAGGAAGCCGATCTGGGCGGGGACCTGTACGCGGCCGCGCGGACCGACCACCACAGCACCCGGCTGCTCATCGGCGACGTCCGCGGCAACGGCCTGGCCTCGATCAACAACACCGCCCTGCTCCTCGGCGCCTTCCGCGCGGCCGCCCACCGGCAGGCCACCCTGCCCCGCCTCGCCATCCACCTGGACGCCGCCTTCCGCTGGGACAGCAGCCAGTGGTGCTCGCAGACGGAGCAGGACACCGGCGAGGACTTCGCCACCGCGATCCTGCTCGACATCCCCGACCACGAACCGGTCGTCCACCTCATCAACTGCGGCCACCCACCGCCGCTGCTCCTGCGCGGCACTCACCTCACCCCCCTCACGCCGGAGGCTAGCCACCTTCCGATCGGACTCGGCGGCGCCTTCGGCATCACCGCCTACGAGGTGCAGACATTCCCGTTCGAGGTCGGCGACCTGCTCCTCCTGTACACGGACGGCGTCATCGAAGCACGTGACACCGACCACCTCTTCTACCCGCTCACCGAACGAGCGGCCGCGTGGACCAAGGACGACCCCGACGAACTCCTGCGCGTTCTCCACGACGACCTGCTGGCCCACGTCCGCGGCCACCTGAACGACGACGCGGCCGCCGTCGCGATCCGCCGCCTGGCCCTCTGA
- a CDS encoding MBL fold metallo-hydrolase has protein sequence MCDDHGYAGAEAAWSAPRAAQGPAVDPVTLPEVDEVRVTTMVDNTYDALLASAEGVTRASAGAGWTAARQFAGGETPAGLRAEHGFSALVTVRSGGASTTLLFDTGASPDGLSVNAERLGVDVGGLQGVVLSHGHFDHAGGFDGLARLRGRSGLPLTVHPAVWTRRRLELPAGQELKMPTLSRGALEREGFEVIERRQPSLLAGGILITGEVDRVTEFEHGMPSAHQAWDGSGWRHDPTVIDDQALVVNVRGRGLVVVTGCGHAGVVNIIRHAMRLTGVSGLLGLIGGFHLSGPAFEPVIGPTVAALTALAPELIVPGHCTGWRAQHALAAALPDAWVQTSVGTTYTLGAAQPGDA, from the coding sequence ATGTGTGACGATCACGGGTATGCGGGGGCCGAGGCGGCCTGGTCGGCGCCTCGTGCCGCGCAGGGGCCGGCCGTCGACCCGGTGACGCTGCCGGAGGTCGACGAGGTCAGGGTCACGACGATGGTCGACAACACCTACGACGCCCTGCTGGCCTCCGCCGAAGGCGTCACCCGGGCGTCGGCGGGCGCCGGGTGGACCGCCGCTCGGCAGTTCGCCGGCGGTGAGACCCCCGCCGGGCTCCGTGCCGAGCACGGGTTCTCCGCCCTGGTCACCGTCCGAAGCGGCGGCGCCAGCACGACGCTGCTGTTCGACACCGGAGCGTCGCCGGACGGGCTGTCGGTGAACGCCGAGCGTCTGGGCGTCGATGTCGGCGGCCTGCAGGGCGTGGTGCTCAGCCACGGGCACTTCGACCACGCGGGCGGCTTCGACGGCCTGGCCCGGCTGCGCGGTCGCTCCGGCCTGCCGCTCACCGTCCACCCCGCGGTCTGGACCCGCCGGCGCCTCGAGCTGCCGGCCGGCCAGGAGCTGAAGATGCCCACGCTGTCGCGAGGTGCCCTGGAACGCGAAGGGTTCGAGGTGATCGAGCGGCGGCAGCCGTCGCTGCTGGCCGGCGGCATCCTGATCACCGGCGAGGTGGACCGCGTCACCGAGTTCGAACACGGCATGCCGTCGGCGCACCAGGCCTGGGACGGCAGCGGCTGGCGGCACGACCCCACCGTCATCGACGACCAGGCACTCGTCGTCAACGTGCGCGGCCGGGGACTGGTCGTCGTCACCGGGTGCGGGCACGCCGGAGTCGTCAACATCATCCGGCACGCCATGAGGCTCACCGGCGTCAGCGGACTGCTGGGCCTCATCGGCGGCTTCCACCTGAGCGGCCCTGCCTTCGAGCCGGTCATCGGCCCGACGGTGGCAGCCCTCACCGCCCTCGCCCCCGAGCTGATCGTCCCCGGCCACTGCACCGGCTGGCGCGCCCAGCACGCCCTCGCCGCGGCCCTTCCCGACGCATGGGTGCAGACCAGCGTCGGAACCACCTACACCCTCGGCGCTGCGCAGCCGGGCGATGCCTGA
- a CDS encoding GNAT family N-acetyltransferase, which produces MPDPTPALPPGYRAAPATIQDIGSIHRLVSACECEMHGQARTDPGGVAAVFARPGLILELDTLLIHDQAGRLAARAWVDRRSEVDVHPQHRGRGLGAALLDWAEARARRAGSEQIVQTVPDDHRDAVTLLRSRGYEPMVTEWLLQFAMPDEPTVPEPPAGITVRPFHTGDEHAAYQLVEDAFDEWQQRRKSYPEWARHTVERPTFAPAMSALAFNGDRLVGAAVSLDLPETGEGYVEEVAVHRDHRDQGIARLLLRHVFRAFHRQGRRTCTLATHSDTGALALYLRVGMTVRYSSTVFRKGLRPAEDVARNADELSR; this is translated from the coding sequence ATGCCAGACCCCACGCCTGCCCTTCCTCCCGGGTACCGGGCAGCCCCGGCGACGATCCAGGACATCGGCAGCATCCATCGTCTGGTCTCGGCCTGCGAGTGCGAGATGCACGGCCAGGCGCGCACCGACCCCGGGGGCGTCGCCGCCGTATTCGCCCGGCCGGGACTGATCTTGGAGCTGGACACCCTGTTGATCCACGACCAGGCGGGCCGGCTGGCCGCTCGAGCCTGGGTGGACCGGCGCTCCGAGGTGGACGTGCACCCGCAGCACCGCGGCCGCGGTCTCGGCGCCGCGCTCCTCGACTGGGCCGAGGCGAGGGCCCGTCGGGCGGGGAGCGAACAGATCGTCCAGACCGTCCCGGACGACCACAGGGACGCCGTCACGCTCCTGCGCTCGCGCGGCTACGAGCCGATGGTGACCGAATGGCTGCTTCAGTTCGCCATGCCCGACGAGCCGACGGTACCCGAGCCGCCCGCGGGCATCACGGTGAGGCCGTTTCACACCGGCGATGAGCATGCCGCGTACCAACTCGTCGAGGACGCCTTCGACGAATGGCAGCAACGGCGCAAGTCCTACCCCGAGTGGGCCCGACACACCGTCGAACGACCGACTTTCGCCCCCGCGATGTCGGCACTCGCGTTCAACGGCGACCGACTGGTCGGCGCCGCCGTCTCACTGGACCTACCGGAGACGGGCGAGGGCTACGTCGAGGAGGTCGCCGTACACCGTGACCACCGCGATCAGGGCATCGCCCGCCTGCTGCTGCGCCACGTCTTCCGCGCCTTCCACCGGCAGGGCCGGCGGACCTGCACCCTCGCTACGCACTCCGACACCGGGGCACTCGCCCTGTACCTGCGGGTGGGCATGACGGTGCGGTACAGCTCCACGGTCTTCCGCAAGGGCCTGCGACCGGCCGAGGACGTCGCCAGGAACGCGGATGAACTGAGCAGGTAA
- a CDS encoding MFS transporter, with product MTDRTTAAQEDTRTSEFDRRLVPPMVLGSILNPVNSTIIAVALIPIGKAFGAPPSQTAWLVSALYLATALGQPIVGRLIDLFGPRRLFLLSTGLVGAAGLVGTLAHGLGLLVAARVLLGFGTCAGYPAAMALIRSESERTGKDSPARILTVLAVANQTIAVIGPLLGGLLIGLGGWRSTFALNIPLAAVAVTLGALRLPGQPHKRAAPSGRPTTLLDLPGMALFAATLFSLLLFLMNLHARTWYLPVVTIAAGTAFTLRELRATTPFIDLRVLGGNAPLLATYGRALVAYVVSYAFLYGFTQWTEEGYGLSPFHAGLVQIPMFLVGIAVSVTVGRHRGVRGKLLLGGVGQLAACALMLTLSAASPLWMLVCVAVVFGVPQGANSLALQNSVYFQADPQRTGSSAGLLRTFAYLGSMVASSATAASFGQHAGTDGMHHLAWIMLGAGVLYLLVTVADRSLRTPSTGTAHEPGGR from the coding sequence ATGACCGACCGGACCACCGCCGCACAAGAGGACACCAGAACGAGCGAGTTCGATCGCCGGCTGGTGCCCCCGATGGTGCTCGGCTCGATCCTCAACCCGGTCAACTCCACCATCATCGCGGTCGCCCTGATCCCCATCGGCAAGGCGTTCGGAGCGCCGCCGTCGCAGACGGCCTGGTTGGTGTCGGCCCTCTACCTGGCCACCGCTCTGGGGCAGCCGATCGTCGGCCGTCTCATCGATCTCTTCGGGCCCCGGCGCCTGTTCCTGCTCAGCACCGGCCTCGTCGGCGCCGCGGGGCTCGTCGGCACCCTGGCCCACGGCCTCGGACTTCTCGTCGCGGCGCGCGTCCTGCTCGGTTTCGGCACCTGCGCCGGCTACCCCGCCGCCATGGCCCTGATACGCAGCGAGTCCGAGCGCACCGGCAAGGACAGTCCCGCGCGCATCCTCACCGTCCTGGCCGTGGCCAACCAGACCATCGCGGTGATCGGCCCGCTGCTCGGTGGCCTGCTGATCGGGCTGGGAGGATGGCGCTCCACCTTCGCGCTCAACATTCCCCTGGCCGCGGTCGCGGTCACCCTGGGTGCCCTGCGCCTGCCCGGACAGCCGCACAAGCGCGCCGCACCGAGCGGCCGCCCGACCACGCTGCTCGACCTGCCGGGCATGGCCCTGTTCGCCGCGACGCTGTTCTCCCTGCTGCTGTTCCTGATGAACCTCCACGCACGGACCTGGTACCTGCCGGTGGTCACCATCGCCGCCGGCACCGCGTTCACGCTGCGGGAACTGCGCGCTACGACGCCCTTCATCGACCTGCGGGTGCTCGGGGGCAACGCACCGCTGCTGGCCACCTATGGGCGTGCGCTGGTGGCCTACGTCGTCTCCTACGCGTTCCTCTACGGCTTCACGCAGTGGACGGAGGAGGGGTACGGACTCTCCCCCTTCCACGCCGGACTGGTGCAGATCCCGATGTTCCTGGTGGGGATCGCCGTCTCCGTCACCGTGGGGCGGCACAGGGGCGTCCGGGGCAAGCTCCTGCTCGGCGGCGTGGGCCAGCTCGCCGCCTGCGCGCTGATGCTGACGCTGAGCGCGGCCAGCCCCCTCTGGATGCTCGTGTGCGTCGCCGTGGTCTTCGGCGTGCCACAGGGCGCCAACAGCCTGGCCCTCCAGAACTCCGTGTACTTCCAGGCCGATCCGCAGCGCACCGGGTCGTCCGCCGGACTGCTGCGGACGTTCGCCTACCTCGGCTCGATGGTCGCCTCCTCGGCCACGGCCGCGTCCTTCGGACAGCACGCCGGCACGGACGGCATGCACCACCTCGCCTGGATCATGCTCGGGGCCGGAGTCCTGTACCTGCTCGTCACCGTCGCCGACCGGAGCCTGCGCACTCCGTCCACGGGCACGGCGCACGAGCCCGGCGGGCGCTGA